The following coding sequences lie in one Brevibacterium marinum genomic window:
- a CDS encoding ABC transporter permease encodes MSTPDNTSSARDDKAKQSWFSRLPVVSHLRQSVGLQRGMLITGLILCGVVLICAIFAPLIAPYGFNQLGTAEGNFGSKVAPNGQHIWGTTVGGYDVFSRVVWGAQTAVSVIIVAVILSIFAGVILGLISGYLGGWLDRILVVIADAVYAFPTLLLALVMSIAISGGQSSAWGGIAAAAFSITVVFIPQYFRVVRAETLRLKAEPFVESAIVLGASKTRIISKHIFRNATRTLPLIFTLNSSEAILTLAGLGFLGFGIEPTSASEWGYDLNKALPDVTSGVWWTSVYPGLAIVLTVLGITLVGESMNDLNDPRLRVRRKAKAKGAKASKVGTTSSGNETAEAK; translated from the coding sequence ATGTCCACTCCAGACAACACGTCGTCGGCTCGCGACGACAAGGCCAAGCAGTCCTGGTTCAGCCGTCTCCCGGTCGTGTCCCACCTGCGGCAGTCGGTGGGACTGCAGCGGGGAATGCTCATCACGGGACTCATCCTGTGCGGCGTCGTCCTCATCTGCGCGATCTTCGCGCCGCTCATCGCCCCCTACGGCTTCAACCAGTTGGGCACCGCCGAGGGCAATTTCGGCTCGAAAGTGGCGCCCAACGGTCAGCACATCTGGGGCACCACGGTCGGCGGATACGATGTCTTCTCCCGCGTGGTGTGGGGTGCTCAGACCGCTGTGTCCGTGATCATCGTTGCCGTGATCCTGTCGATCTTCGCCGGTGTCATCCTCGGTCTCATCTCGGGCTACCTCGGCGGCTGGCTCGATCGTATCCTCGTCGTCATCGCCGATGCGGTCTACGCGTTCCCGACCCTGCTGCTCGCGCTCGTCATGTCGATCGCGATCTCCGGCGGCCAGTCGAGTGCATGGGGCGGCATCGCCGCTGCCGCGTTCTCGATCACCGTGGTCTTCATTCCGCAGTACTTCCGCGTCGTCCGCGCGGAGACCCTGCGACTCAAGGCGGAGCCCTTCGTCGAGTCCGCGATCGTGCTCGGTGCCTCGAAGACACGGATCATCTCGAAGCACATCTTCCGCAATGCCACACGCACGCTGCCGCTCATCTTCACCCTCAACTCGTCCGAGGCGATTCTGACTCTGGCCGGACTCGGGTTCCTGGGCTTCGGAATCGAACCCACCTCGGCGTCGGAATGGGGCTACGACCTCAACAAGGCGCTGCCCGATGTGACCAGCGGTGTGTGGTGGACCTCGGTGTATCCGGGTTTGGCGATCGTGCTCACGGTCCTGGGCATCACCCTCGTCGGTGAGTCGATGAACGACCTCAACGACCCCCGGCTGCGAGTGCGCCGCAAGGCGAAGGCGAAGGGCGCGAAAGCATCGAAGGTCGGCACCACGTCGAGCGGCAACGAGACCGCGGAGGCCAAGTGA
- a CDS encoding dipeptide ABC transporter ATP-binding protein, which produces MNPDSSAKSILDVDGLDVTFSTDGGDVHAVKDVTLSVTPGEVLAIVGESGSGKTVTARSILGLLPDTAQRSGAVIVSGKDVLSVSGDQLRQMRGSDVSMVFQEPSTALNPVYTVGWQIAEGLRAHHRRAGRAELKAKVIAAMEQVGIPDAKNRFDHFPHQFSGGQKQRIVIAMALALGAKLIVADEPTTALDVTVQAEILDLLRELRDETGTAIVLITHNMGVVADLADRVAVMYRGDLIEVSPVEQLFSDPKEQYTRDLLGAVPRLGSTVAGSRKAAAKQRAESEAAEPDSGQPRSPDSGQPRSERESVVVARGLDIVYPGGLRRPDFQAVNSVSFDIRAGEVYGLVGESGSGKTTIGRAIAGLTRASGGSLEVLGHEMVGFKERAFSRIRRRIGFVFQDPAASFNPHLTIGECVAEPFAIHRREMGPKDREKRVLELLDSVQLPSAYAARYPHELSGGQRQRASLARGLALDPELLIADEPTSALDVSVQAKVLELFVDLQNRFDFAALFISHDLAVVDMLSDRIGVLFQGELLEEGTGEKVLGAPNSDYTKRLIASLPVPDPAEQAKRRELARGLRTTAG; this is translated from the coding sequence ATGAATCCAGACAGCTCTGCGAAGAGCATCCTCGACGTCGACGGGCTCGACGTCACCTTCTCCACCGACGGCGGCGACGTCCACGCGGTCAAGGACGTGACCCTGTCGGTCACCCCCGGCGAGGTGCTCGCGATCGTCGGCGAATCCGGCTCCGGCAAGACGGTGACTGCGCGCAGCATCCTCGGGCTCCTTCCCGATACTGCGCAGCGTTCGGGCGCGGTGATCGTCTCGGGCAAGGACGTCCTCAGCGTCTCCGGCGATCAGCTGCGCCAAATGCGCGGAAGCGATGTGTCGATGGTCTTTCAGGAGCCCTCGACCGCGCTCAATCCCGTCTACACGGTGGGGTGGCAGATCGCCGAGGGGCTGCGCGCCCATCACAGGCGAGCGGGCAGGGCCGAACTCAAGGCCAAGGTCATCGCGGCGATGGAGCAGGTCGGGATCCCCGATGCGAAGAACCGCTTCGACCACTTCCCGCACCAGTTCTCCGGCGGCCAGAAGCAGCGCATCGTCATCGCCATGGCCCTGGCGCTCGGTGCTAAGCTGATCGTCGCCGACGAGCCGACGACGGCACTCGACGTCACCGTTCAGGCCGAGATCCTCGATCTGCTGCGGGAGCTGCGTGATGAGACGGGAACCGCGATCGTGCTCATCACCCACAACATGGGCGTCGTGGCCGACCTCGCCGATCGGGTCGCAGTGATGTACCGCGGCGACCTCATCGAGGTCTCGCCGGTTGAGCAGCTCTTCAGCGATCCGAAGGAGCAGTACACCCGCGACCTCCTCGGCGCCGTTCCACGACTCGGGTCGACCGTCGCCGGCAGTCGTAAGGCCGCCGCGAAGCAGCGGGCCGAGTCCGAGGCCGCCGAACCCGACTCCGGCCAGCCGCGGAGCCCCGATTCCGGTCAGCCGCGCAGCGAACGGGAGTCCGTCGTCGTCGCGCGTGGCCTCGACATCGTCTACCCGGGAGGGCTCAGGAGGCCGGACTTCCAGGCGGTGAATTCCGTGAGCTTCGACATCAGAGCCGGCGAGGTCTACGGTCTGGTCGGCGAATCCGGCTCGGGCAAGACCACGATCGGGCGGGCCATCGCGGGCCTGACCAGGGCCAGTGGCGGCAGTCTCGAGGTGCTCGGGCACGAGATGGTCGGTTTCAAAGAGCGCGCGTTCTCCCGGATCCGGCGGCGGATCGGATTCGTGTTCCAGGACCCGGCGGCCTCATTCAACCCGCACCTGACGATCGGCGAGTGTGTCGCGGAGCCGTTCGCCATCCACCGGCGTGAGATGGGTCCGAAGGACCGCGAGAAGCGGGTGCTCGAACTGCTCGACTCCGTGCAGCTGCCCAGCGCCTATGCCGCCAGGTACCCGCACGAACTCTCGGGCGGACAGCGGCAGAGGGCCTCGCTGGCCCGCGGTCTGGCGCTCGATCCGGAGCTGCTGATCGCCGATGAGCCGACCTCGGCGCTCGACGTATCGGTGCAGGCCAAGGTGCTCGAGCTGTTCGTCGATCTGCAGAACAGGTTCGACTTCGCAGCCCTGTTCATCAGTCACGACCTGGCCGTCGTCGACATGCTCTCCGATCGCATCGGCGTCCTCTTCCAGGGCGAGCTGCTGGAGGAGGGTACGGGGGAGAAGGTCCTCGGTGCGCCGAACAGCGACTACACGAAGCGGCTCATCGCCTCCCTGCCGGTGCCCGACCCCGCCGAGCAGGCCAAGCGCCGCGAACTCGCCCGCGGCCTGCGGACAACGGCCGGCTGA
- a CDS encoding TetR family transcriptional regulator — MRSTNGRNNILRSARDTFASKGFDGASIRDIAQTAGLSLSALYYYFPSKQEALYELVHTAYSWYIEHSRAVIAEVGDDPTDQLAAAVRYLSRYRMENVSVSTVLLRDTERLTGDNDDRVKDLQREARDIMGEIVQSGIDSGAFRVDSAQLATRAIHSICNSLSLWYRPSGDLTPDDIERDFTQYSLRILGIDPSAEQLDRLLALPVNQAGMLDFISDGK; from the coding sequence GTGCGATCAACCAACGGCCGCAACAACATCCTCCGCTCGGCTCGAGACACCTTCGCCTCCAAGGGGTTCGACGGTGCCTCCATCCGCGATATCGCGCAGACCGCCGGACTGAGCCTGTCCGCACTCTACTACTACTTCCCGTCCAAGCAGGAAGCCCTGTACGAACTCGTGCACACGGCATATTCCTGGTACATCGAGCACAGTCGCGCCGTCATCGCCGAGGTGGGCGATGATCCCACCGACCAGCTGGCCGCTGCCGTGCGCTACCTCTCGCGCTACCGCATGGAAAATGTCTCGGTGTCGACCGTGCTCCTGCGTGACACCGAACGACTGACCGGTGACAACGACGACCGGGTCAAGGACCTGCAGCGCGAAGCACGAGACATCATGGGCGAGATCGTCCAATCCGGCATCGACTCGGGAGCGTTCAGGGTCGACAGCGCACAGCTTGCCACACGTGCGATCCACTCGATCTGCAATTCGCTCTCGCTCTGGTACCGCCCCAGCGGCGACCTCACGCCGGACGACATCGAACGCGATTTCACACAGTATTCTCTGCGCATCCTCGGCATCGACCCCAGCGCCGAACAGCTCGACCGTCTGCTGGCACTGCCGGTCAACCAGGCAGGCATGCTCGACTTCATCTCCGACGGAAAGTGA